The Paenibacillus sp. FSL H7-0357 nucleotide sequence TCTGGTGGATATTATCAGCCTGATGAGACAAAACAGACTGGAGCCGAAGCTGATTCGTTTCGTGCATCCAAGAGCGCATTTGGAAGCCAATATGGTATTGATTGAAGCTGCACGCGATGGAAAGCCTGAGGTGCGTTTACAACCGCCGCTGATCGTATATAATGAGGACAATCAATACTGTCCGGAAATTATGGATATTTATTATGGAAACAAAGAGGGTAAATGATGACTATAACGTGCCAAAGCAGCTTTCAAAATAACAATGATGGAATTAAACCGCCAGGATGCGGTTGTCTTTATCTGGTCGCTACGCCAATCGGCAATCTGGAGGATATGACTTACCGTGCGGTCCGCACTTTAAAAGAATGTGATATTATTGCCGCCGAGGATACAAGACAGACACGTAAGTTACTGAGCCATTTTGAAATTACGCCTTCCATGCTGTTCAGCTATCATGAGCATAATAAGGCTGCCAGTGGACCGGAACTGATCCGCTATATAATAGAAGGTAAAAATTTGGCGCTTGTCAGCGACGCCGGTCTGCCGGCGATTTCCGACCCTGGAGCAGATCTTGTAGCACTGGCCGTCAGCCACCATATTCCGGTCATTCCGATCCCCGGAGCTAACGCGGCTTTGTCAGCTTTGATCGCCTCCGGCTTGCCGACCACAAGCTTTACCTTTGTCGGGTTCCTGCCCAGGGAGCGTAAGGATATCCGTAGTGTATTATCCGCTGTTCGTTCTGTGCAGGGGACTTTGCTGTTCTATGAATCTCCGCACCGGGTAGCCAAAACCTTGGTTCATCTGCAGGAGGCGTTCGGCAACCGCCGGGTAGTGCTGGCCCGTGAACTGACAAAACGTTATGAGGAGTTTCTGCGCGGAACGATTGAGGAATGTTCTGCTTGGCTGGCCGAACATCCGCCGCTTGGCGAATATGTAATCGTGGTTGAAGGGGAAAGCAAAGAAGAGGCTGAGATTGCTGAATCCTCCTGGTGGCGTGAGCTCAGCATTGAGCTGCATGTCGCTCACTATGAAAACGCAGGAATGGCACGGAAGGAAGCTATGAAAAAAGCCGCCGCAGACCGTGGCTTGGCCAAACGCGATATTTACAATGCATTGTTGGACAGGGAGTAAAGGGCATTTATCTTCGTAAAGCGATTTCCGTAGGGAGAGCAGGCAAAAGCAGAAAAAGCAGCTCACCAGCCAGCAACCAGTAACCGCTAAAGTCACTGGCCCGTGCCACCGTAAAGCGATTCCCGGAGGGAGAGCGGGCAAAAGCAGAAAAAGCTACTCACCAGCCAGTAACCGGCAACCGCTAAAGTCACTGGCCCGTGCCACCGTAAAGCGATTCCCGCAGGGAGAGCGGGCAAAAGCAAAAAAAGCAGCTCACCAGCCAGCAACCAGCAAGCGCTAAAGTCACTGGCCCGCACCACCGTGAAGCGATTCCCGTAGGGAGAGCGGGCAAAAGCAAAAAAAGCAGCTCATCAGCCAGCAACCAGTAACCGCTAAAGTCACTGGCCCGTGCTACCGTAAAGCGATTCCCGTAGGGAGAGCGGGCAAAAGCAGAAAAAGCTACTCACCAGCCAGCAGCCAGCAAGCGCTAAAGTCACTGGGCCCGCACCACCGTGAAGCGATTCCCGCAGGGAGAGCGGGCAAAAGCAAAAAAAGCAGCTCATCAGCCAGCAACCAGCAAGCGCTAAAGTCACTGGCCCGTGCCACCGTAAAGCGATTCCCGCAGGGAGAGCGGCTTTATCGCCCAAACGGTGCATGGGAGCGCCTTCGCGCAGCCGCCATAGGCGCACGGCCTATGGCGAAATCCCTCGCATGGCAAGGCCCTGAGGGCGTGCCCGAAAGAGGGCCGGTCCACCGTCACAGTTACTCCTTTACGCGCGGCCACAAATTAGACAAGCTTCCGGGTGTCCAGAGGGCCGGGGCCCTTGGGGCCCTCCCTGTAGGGAGGGTTTGGGAGGGTAAAAAAGCATAAAAAATACCTCCCGCATCAACGGGAGGCCAAGGAGATATAAAAAGGTTAGAATTAACAATTTGATTAGTTCCTATTATAACCTATTTGTTCTAGTTTGTCACAGGGGTAGGGATAGCAGAAATGCATTCATGACAAACAATTTTTCCTTTGAAATAGGTTACATTCTCAGCATTGCCGCAGAAAATGCAAGCTGGCTCGTATTTTTTAAGCATGATCCGCTCACCGTCCACGTAAATTTCGAGCGCATCTTTTTCTCCAATGCCCAGTGTACGGCGCAATTCGATCGGAATAACAACCCGTCCAAGCTCATCTACTTTTCTTACAATTCCTGTTGATTTCATCATTACAATCGTTGCTCCTCTCAATGTTCAAAAGCGTCATTATTCGACATTGTTCACCGTTTTATGATATTTATAATACCAACCATTCCCAAAACAGTCAACCTTTTTTGAGGCTAATTTTAAGGAATTTTTAAATAAAACTTTTATATCGCCTACATTACACATAAATTCATACAAATGCAGATAAAATTAAATTGTCGATTTGTAAAACGTTAAAATGACACAATTCGACAAAGTGCGACATAATTCATTATTATACTACCTATTACCTCTTATTTCTAATTATATTATTCGAAGGAGTTGAACACATGAAGCAACCGCTGACAGAAGAGAAGGTTTTCAAAGATCCGGTTCATAACTATATTCACGTGCAGGACACAATTATCTGGCGATTGATCAACACTAAGGAATTTCAGCGTCTGCGGCGTATCCGTCAGCTTGGCACCTCCTATCTAACCTTTCATGGTGCAGAGCATAGCCGATTTTCACATTCCCTTGGTGTCTACGAAATTACACGCCGTATCATTTCGCAGTTCGAGCGAAGCGGGTATAAGGATTGGATGCCGGACGAGAGCCTGCTCACTCTATGTGCAGCGCTGCTGCATGATTTGGGGCATGGCCCGTTCTCCCATTCTATAGAAGAAGCCTTTGAAATGAACCATGAAGACTGGACCTGCCGGATCATTCTGGAGGACACGGAGATCACCGCAATTCTGCGGGATGTGGCAGAGGATTTTCCCGGCAAGGTAGCTTCGGTAATCTCCAAAACTTATGAGCATGAAATTGTAGTCAACTTGGTTTCCGGCCCTCTGGATGCTGACCGCATGGATTATCTGCTCCGCGATGCATACTATACGGGAGTAAACTATGGGACGATCGATATTGACAGGATCCTAAGAATGCTGCGCCCATACCATGGAAGGGTAGTGGTTAAGGAATCAGGGATGCACGCCATCGAGGATTACTTAATGTCGCGCTATCAAATGTACTGGCAGGTATATTTTCACCCGGTCACACGCAGTTCCGAAATCATTTTGCGGCAAATTTTCCGCAGAGCCAAAGAGCTGTACCAGAGCGGTTATGAATTCCGGTTCATGATTGATCCTTTAGGTGATTTGTTCCGCGGAGAGGTTACGGTGGAACAATATCTGCTGCTGGACGAAGCTATGATCCAGACCGCCTTCATGCAGTGGACTTTGGAGAAGGATGAATTGTTAAGCGACTTGTGCAGCCGGTTTATTCATCGTAAACTGTATAAATATGTAGAGATGGAGAACCTTGATTCCGAGACGATTGACGAAATACGCCGCAGCTTTGCCGTGGCAGGGCTAGATGCCGATTATGATCTGGAAATTGATTTTCCGACAGATTTGCCCTATGATGTGTTTCGTCCGGGACAAGGCTTTGACAGCAAGCAAATTCTGCTGCTTGACCGCCATGACAAACTGAGGGAGATCTCTGAAGTTTCAGATATCGTACGCTCCATCAGCGGAATTCACCGCGGCCGTTATCACCTGTATTTTCCACAGGATAAGCTGCAGAAAGCCCTTCCATTTCTGCCTTCTTCTATCGCAGAAATCTTTGCAAAGTAATCCAAAAATACTTGGAATTCATCATAGAAATTATGACAGAAAAGGGGATGTAACATGCAATTGTTCGACACGCACACCCATCTGGATGCTCCACAATTCGACGAGGACCGCGAAAAGGTAATCGCCAATGCGCTCGAGGCAGGAGTTACCAAAATGATTAATATTGGCTTTAACAGGGAAACAATCCCAACAACCATGAAGCTTGCTGAAACCTATGATTATATCTATGCAGCCGTCGGCTGGCATCCGCAGGATGCCATAGACATGAGGGACGGGGATCTCGAGTGGATTGCCTCACTGTGCAGTCATAAAAAAGTAGTTGCCATCGGAGAAATTGGGTTGGATTACTACTGGGATACCTCTCCTAAAGAGGTACAGCATGAAGTGTTCCGCAAACAAATCGGACTGGCCCGTGAACTGAAAATGCCGATTTGCATTCATAACCGTGATGCTCATGAAGATGTGGTGCGGATTCTTCGTGAAGAGAAGGCTGATGAAATAGGCGGAGTGATGCACTCCTTCTCCGGCAGCTGGGAAATAGCCAAAATGTGCCTGGATTTAGGCTTTCACCTATCCTTCGGCGGCCCGATTACATTCAAGAACGCCAGAGTGCCAAAAGAGGTGCTGGCCCAGACTCCGCTGGACCGATTGCTGATTGAAACGGACTCGCCTTATTTGACACCGCACCCTTTCCGGGGCAAGCGAAATGAGAGCGCACATGTGAGATTAGTAGCAGAGGCTGCCGCGGAAATAAAAGGGATTGATTTACAGGAATTGGCGGAAATTACGTATGCGAACGCACTGGAACGATTTGGGATTGTCTGAAATCGGGAGTAAAAGCGGTGAAAAATGAAGTATAGCCGATATATTAAACTTTTTTAATTTAAAAACGGCTGAATATTACAATATTTTAATCATTTTTTTGCGTAAACGTGGTTGAATCGTCCTTTACAACATGCATCAAAACAGGATATCATCTTTTCAGTGCAGTGAGCTGTTGTTACTGTGACAGTCACTGAATCATGGATCGTCTCGCTGAGTCTCCGTATGGAGAACGGGGGAACCAATAATGCCTGCCGCATGTCCGTACATAGAGTACAACACAGAAATGCCGCAGAATTTATTTGATTTCTTCACGTGGTCTTTGGGGTGAATTTGAGGGCAACCGCCGTGAGCGGGTGACCTAAGATAGGGCGTCTCTCTTATGCCCGAACCCGACAGCTAACCCCGTAAGCGCAAGTAAGAGAGGAAACCTCGTGCATAAACATTCCCGCGTATTCTGACATCCGGAGAAGCCACGAAAGAGTCCTCTGTGAACTCTTTTTTGGGCTTTTTTTGTTTTGAATAATGCGAATGTTCCCAGCATACTGTTATATAACAGGTATCTGGAGTAATTATGCCGGGCAGGCGATCCATGAGCAGGAAACGCTGAAGCAATGCGGGCGTATCCTGTTGCAATCTCAAACCTAGTTTCGTCAGCAATCATACAGTCACCTTGATATACAACTTGACGACGGGGCTATGTAAGGAGGATGGAGAGAGTGGGCGTATTCCAACCAGAAGTATCCCATGATTCGCAATCATCCAGCAGGTCTTTCGCATTACGGTGGAAGCAAGTGAATCCTCGCTTACTTTCGCTTGCAGGTGCGGTATCAATCGTTATCGCGCTGCTCATTCTGCTGTACGTACACGGTCAGAGCAAGAAAGAGATATTTTTAGTTATAGACGGGAAAGCACAGACGCTGGAAACGCGCGAAGCGCTGCTCAGTGATGTGCTGGCTAAGGAACAAATTTCGCTGCAGCCGCATGATGAATTATCTATTGGCCTTAGTGATGAGATACAGGACGGCGACCGTGTCGTGATCAATCGTGCGCAGAAGTTTAGTCTCACTGCGGATGGAGCAACAAAAACGCTGTACACCACCGAAGACACTATCGGTGACGCCATTAGCAAACTGGGTTTAAGCCTGGAGAGCAGTGACAAGATATACCCTTCGCTTGACACCACAGTATCGGCCGGCATGGAAATTAAAATTGTCCGCATCAACAAGCAGATTGTGGAGCGGAAGCAAAATTTGCCATTCCAGGTCATTAAGACCTCAGATCCTTCCCTGACCAAGGGGACCGTAAAAGTGGCACAGTTAGGCGCACCAGGCGTCATGGTCCAGCATATCGAGAAGGTCTACCAAGATGGAGAACTGGTCTCTATGCGCATGATTGGCAAGGAAGTACAGACGGTTACCAAACATAAAATTGTTTATGTTGGTACGAAGCCCCTGCCAAAGCCCGTTGTAGCTGCTGTGACAACTTCCAAAAAAAGTACGGCATCCAAAACAACCAAAGTTTCCGCAAAAAGCAGTAACGTCGTGCACAAGGCAGGCGTAGATTTCCAATACAAGAAGATGATCAAAAATGTGTCGATGACAGCCTATTCTTCAGAAGAACCAGGCATTGGGACCCGCACGGCTTCTGGCACACGTGTAACAGAAGGCCGGACAATAGCTGTGGACCCGAATGTAATTCCTATCGGCTGGTGGGTGTACATTGAGGGATTAGGGTTTCGCCGAGCAGAGGATACCGGCGGTGCCATCAAAGGCAACAAGTTAGATGTTTATTACGATTCACTGAGCCATGCCCGTAATTTCGGCCGCAAGTCCCGGACTATTTATGTGATCGGTCCAGTGAAGCCGGAGCTGAATTAACGTGGTCCGCTTTTGCAAATTAATGGTTTATAAGCTATAGTGAGTGTAGCACTGACAGAACGGGCTACCGCTCATCACTTATACATTCTTTAGCCAAAAAGAAGGGGAGCGAATCCTCTTCTTTTTGTGTTTTACAGGAAGGAGCAACGTGTATGATTAAGGAATTAATTGTGGTGGAAGGCAAGAGTGATACGGTTGCCGTCAAGCGGGCGGTGGAGGCCGATACGATAGAGACTGGCGGTTCAGCGGTAGACCGCAAGGTTATCGCCAAGATAGCGCTGGCAATGGAACGCAGAGGCGTGATCATCCTTACGGATCCCGATCATGCCGGCGAACGCATCCGCAAGATTGTTTCCTCCAAGGTGCCAGGCTGCAAGCATGCATTCATCCCGGAGAAGGATGCTACACGCAAAGGGGATATCGGTGTTGAGAATGCATCACCGGAAGCGATCCGTCATGCGCTGCAGCATGTACATACCTCCTTTGAAGGAGCCCCTGCCCTAATTGGGCTGGAGGATCTTATGGCGGCGGGCATGCTGGTGCATTCGCGAGCGGCTGAGCGCAGGATGGCGCTGGGCAACCTGCTTGGCATCGGGTATTGTAACGGCAAACAGCTATACAAGCGGCTGGCTATGTTTGGCATCACGCGGGAAGAATTCTCCGGAGCTCTCGCACAAATTGATCAGGGAGGCATTACTTCATGAGTGGCAATAACAAGATCTCATCGCCAGTACGGACCAAAGAAATTATTCAGCGCTACGGTTTTTCGTTCAAAAAAAGTCTGGGACAGAACTTTCTGATCGACCAGAATATCCTTGATAAAATAGTGGACGCAGCAGAATTAACTGACTCTGCGGGCGCCCTGGAGATTGGCCCGGGTATCGGAGCGCTTACTGAACGGCTGGCCATGGCTGCGGGTGCGGTGACTGCTGTAGAGATCGACCGCAGACTGATTCCGATTCTGCGGGATGTATTGTCTCCGTACCCGCATGTCAAAATCCGCAATGATGATGTGCTGAAGGTAAACCTGCAGGAACTGTTCACAGAGGATTTTGCAACCGTCGACAAAGTAAGTGTGGTTGCCAACCTGCCGTATTATGTGACAACCCCCATACTGATGAAACTGCTGGAGGAGAAACTTCCGCTGGATAATATCGTGGTAATGATCCAGAAGGAGGTTGCTGAGCGTATGGCGGCTTCTCCGGGCGGCAAAGAATATGGAAGCCTCAGCATAGCCGTGCAGTACTACAGTGAGCCTGAGCTGGTCTGTATTGTGCCGCGTACGGTCTTCATCCCGCAGCCGAATGTGGAATCTGCTGTAATCCGGCTGAAGGTCAGAGAACGTCCTCCAGTTGATGTGGCTGATGAGAAGCATTTCTTTGAAGTGGTCCAGGCTTCCTTCACCCAGCGGCGCAAGACAATAGCGAACAATCTCAAGGCCCGCTTCTTCCCGGGAGAAGGCCGTGAGCGCCTGGAGGCGCTGCTGGCTGAGGCTGGCATAGAACCAACCCGCCGCGGGGAGACGCTGAGTATTGCGGAGTACGCCCGGCTTAGCGCTGTGCTGCTGGCGGCAGG carries:
- the rsmI gene encoding 16S rRNA (cytidine(1402)-2'-O)-methyltransferase — encoded protein: MTITCQSSFQNNNDGIKPPGCGCLYLVATPIGNLEDMTYRAVRTLKECDIIAAEDTRQTRKLLSHFEITPSMLFSYHEHNKAASGPELIRYIIEGKNLALVSDAGLPAISDPGADLVALAVSHHIPVIPIPGANAALSALIASGLPTTSFTFVGFLPRERKDIRSVLSAVRSVQGTLLFYESPHRVAKTLVHLQEAFGNRRVVLARELTKRYEEFLRGTIEECSAWLAEHPPLGEYVIVVEGESKEEAEIAESSWWRELSIELHVAHYENAGMARKEAMKKAAADRGLAKRDIYNALLDRE
- a CDS encoding AbrB/MazE/SpoVT family DNA-binding domain-containing protein, translating into MMKSTGIVRKVDELGRVVIPIELRRTLGIGEKDALEIYVDGERIMLKKYEPACIFCGNAENVTYFKGKIVCHECISAIPTPVTN
- a CDS encoding HD domain-containing protein; the protein is MKQPLTEEKVFKDPVHNYIHVQDTIIWRLINTKEFQRLRRIRQLGTSYLTFHGAEHSRFSHSLGVYEITRRIISQFERSGYKDWMPDESLLTLCAALLHDLGHGPFSHSIEEAFEMNHEDWTCRIILEDTEITAILRDVAEDFPGKVASVISKTYEHEIVVNLVSGPLDADRMDYLLRDAYYTGVNYGTIDIDRILRMLRPYHGRVVVKESGMHAIEDYLMSRYQMYWQVYFHPVTRSSEIILRQIFRRAKELYQSGYEFRFMIDPLGDLFRGEVTVEQYLLLDEAMIQTAFMQWTLEKDELLSDLCSRFIHRKLYKYVEMENLDSETIDEIRRSFAVAGLDADYDLEIDFPTDLPYDVFRPGQGFDSKQILLLDRHDKLREISEVSDIVRSISGIHRGRYHLYFPQDKLQKALPFLPSSIAEIFAK
- a CDS encoding TatD family hydrolase, encoding MQLFDTHTHLDAPQFDEDREKVIANALEAGVTKMINIGFNRETIPTTMKLAETYDYIYAAVGWHPQDAIDMRDGDLEWIASLCSHKKVVAIGEIGLDYYWDTSPKEVQHEVFRKQIGLARELKMPICIHNRDAHEDVVRILREEKADEIGGVMHSFSGSWEIAKMCLDLGFHLSFGGPITFKNARVPKEVLAQTPLDRLLIETDSPYLTPHPFRGKRNESAHVRLVAEAAAEIKGIDLQELAEITYANALERFGIV
- a CDS encoding 3D domain-containing protein — its product is MGVFQPEVSHDSQSSSRSFALRWKQVNPRLLSLAGAVSIVIALLILLYVHGQSKKEIFLVIDGKAQTLETREALLSDVLAKEQISLQPHDELSIGLSDEIQDGDRVVINRAQKFSLTADGATKTLYTTEDTIGDAISKLGLSLESSDKIYPSLDTTVSAGMEIKIVRINKQIVERKQNLPFQVIKTSDPSLTKGTVKVAQLGAPGVMVQHIEKVYQDGELVSMRMIGKEVQTVTKHKIVYVGTKPLPKPVVAAVTTSKKSTASKTTKVSAKSSNVVHKAGVDFQYKKMIKNVSMTAYSSEEPGIGTRTASGTRVTEGRTIAVDPNVIPIGWWVYIEGLGFRRAEDTGGAIKGNKLDVYYDSLSHARNFGRKSRTIYVIGPVKPELN
- the rnmV gene encoding ribonuclease M5, whose product is MIKELIVVEGKSDTVAVKRAVEADTIETGGSAVDRKVIAKIALAMERRGVIILTDPDHAGERIRKIVSSKVPGCKHAFIPEKDATRKGDIGVENASPEAIRHALQHVHTSFEGAPALIGLEDLMAAGMLVHSRAAERRMALGNLLGIGYCNGKQLYKRLAMFGITREEFSGALAQIDQGGITS
- the rsmA gene encoding 16S rRNA (adenine(1518)-N(6)/adenine(1519)-N(6))-dimethyltransferase RsmA codes for the protein MSGNNKISSPVRTKEIIQRYGFSFKKSLGQNFLIDQNILDKIVDAAELTDSAGALEIGPGIGALTERLAMAAGAVTAVEIDRRLIPILRDVLSPYPHVKIRNDDVLKVNLQELFTEDFATVDKVSVVANLPYYVTTPILMKLLEEKLPLDNIVVMIQKEVAERMAASPGGKEYGSLSIAVQYYSEPELVCIVPRTVFIPQPNVESAVIRLKVRERPPVDVADEKHFFEVVQASFTQRRKTIANNLKARFFPGEGRERLEALLAEAGIEPTRRGETLSIAEYARLSAVLLAAGIA